Below is a window of Tolypothrix bouteillei VB521301 DNA.
AAATGAAGTACATAAGTAGGAGCGCAATGCCTTGCGCCTTTACAACAGATGTGCCTCAGTTACTTACAATCTGCTGTAAATTTGTACTTATGATAAAAGCCAGAAATAATGAAGTCACCTTAGCAGATATTGCCCAGCGATTGAGCAAGAATAATAGCAATTCATCTCAAGTACTTTAGATCGCTTTTCTGAAAAACTCAAGTAGCATGCGAAGACAGCGCTACTACGAACCAACAAATTTATGAGTCATTAGCCGAATATCATGCAATCATCTTCTCCAACGCTGTTTGTAAATCTTGCGTCAAATCGATAACTGCTTGTCTGGCTGCTTGACGGCTTTGCTGATAATTTGACCAACGTTCTGTCACAGAAATCGGTTCACCCACTGTTATCCGAGATTTTCTCCAACCCAGTCGAGGTCGTGCGGGGCTTTTTTTTCCTTTTATGCGAGCAATGAGGTCAAATAAAATCAAAGACGTTTCTGCAAATCTCTCAAAAGAAGGCTTTTCCAAAACATAGCTTCCCGTAACTGCAACAAAACTCTCTGCCAAACGCATGTGCAGGACTCGCAGAGATGCTTCTTCAGCAATCCAATCTGCCAAACCCCGTTCTAAGGGTGATAGTGTCTGCAAATCGGGCAAATCTTTACGGTAAATATCATCCCAAGATGCAGCTTCCAATCGACGACACCGATCGATGATGTTTCCTTCGCTCTCAAGACCAAAAAACTGCTCGGCTGCTCGTAAGGATCTATCTAATACTACCTGGAGGCGATTTGCCAAGATCTGATTGCGGCTAACAGATGGATCGGTTGGTGTTGCAGTCGCCGTGCTTTGATGGTGAAAGCGATCGTAAAACTTTTCCATATGGGAAAGAATGTGTTCGCCAAGATGAAACAGTCGCTCGTAGAAAAACTTCTCCCTGTCAGCGAGAGTTGCTTGGCTCATTTGCTGGACTGGTAAACCGCAATCTGCTTCCAACTTTCCTAAAAGCCAATCTAGTTTTTTCCAGGATGGATTGATATAACTATATTGATTGTAGATTGGCACAATAAAAACCTCTTCAGTGCGATTGGCTTTGAGCAAATCTTCCACGCACCAAAAACCCATGTGAGCAACACCCGGTTCTAAAGGGCTGACAATTTCACTGTGTCCGTTGGTTCCTCCTTCAGGAGCAACAGAGATAGGAATTTTACCGTTAGCAAATAAATCCCGTGCTGTCTTCATTCCAATTCTGTCCAATCGCTTACCTCTATGGATTGGTAAGCCCCCCAACCCAGAAAACAGCCAGCCCAACCAGTTCCCCGCCCATAAAGT
It encodes the following:
- a CDS encoding 1-acyl-sn-glycerol-3-phosphate acyltransferase produces the protein MPHPIQLAQPPLEFIPPQYNPLVRYMMQVILPVVLRFRLRPWLPTGIAQVETVNVEVLAKLYQQFQAGKIRFLIAFRHPEVDDPLCMFHLVSKAVPEIARKKGISLQSPIHSHFIYERGMTLWAGNWLGWLFSGLGGLPIHRGKRLDRIGMKTARDLFANGKIPISVAPEGGTNGHSEIVSPLEPGVAHMGFWCVEDLLKANRTEEVFIVPIYNQYSYINPSWKKLDWLLGKLEADCGLPVQQMSQATLADREKFFYERLFHLGEHILSHMEKFYDRFHHQSTATATPTDPSVSRNQILANRLQVVLDRSLRAAEQFFGLESEGNIIDRCRRLEAASWDDIYRKDLPDLQTLSPLERGLADWIAEEASLRVLHMRLAESFVAVTGSYVLEKPSFERFAETSLILFDLIARIKGKKSPARPRLGWRKSRITVGEPISVTERWSNYQQSRQAARQAVIDLTQDLQTALEKMIA